The following proteins are co-located in the Macadamia integrifolia cultivar HAES 741 chromosome 3, SCU_Mint_v3, whole genome shotgun sequence genome:
- the LOC122074677 gene encoding probable serine/threonine protein kinase IRE, with amino-acid sequence MSSDIPNKDQNAKPIDPDSSSSDPPALDNKESETSSTTRTPTTTTTTTKGKLRKIPPIPIRRSHFDNAEPNNGDGNGDGDDDVDDDVRDDGMGPGAEDGSSSPIFASSLGLNHIRTKFFSTLSRPSSSSNAVPSNLGIDKSKETDGGGDGGRTKWDFPHHINQSVEPGKKNHWAQSKSLRLPHLSSPGLEDFWTSKDIQSPRFQAIMRVTSGRRRKRPDVKSFSHELCSKGGVRPFPFWKPRAYGRTEEIMSVISTKFVRLKEEVDNDLGILAGDWVSILEKNEDADPKWKEILEDLLVVARKCAKMSPNEFWLKCEGIVQNLDDRRQELPMGTLKQAHTRMLFILTRCTRLVQFQKEGGFEDEHILGLHQLSDLGVYPEQIFGGGRQGFKNSLSGKEASEKHAMKSNGQEQSSLTMYEDLNVSSADPSTAKSVDSSTSRDRISSWKKLPSAAEKNQSKGMDESDTPLKDKMDASQHQDKTKSDVEDNAENINTPQCPLGSADLSSNEQKVCWGDQQNVAYENMICRICEVEIPTVHVEDHSRICAIADRCDLKGLTVNERLERVAETLEKILESLTPKSCDTSRSPDASSVADVFDPPSPKQNSLSCQSSEHEIDSVPEAVNVLSMNDLESLPNLSCKPNSIIMPDQGKAPSSAGSTTPRSPLVTPRTGQIELLKCGRTTMSELENFQQVVSCLSSNYP; translated from the exons ATGTCTTCAGATATTCCCAACAAAGATCAAAATGCGAAACCCATCGATCCAGATTCATCGTCATCAGACCCTCCTGCGTTGGACAATAAAGAATCAGAGACTTCTTCAACCACTAGGACAccgaccaccaccaccaccaccaccaagggCAAGCTGAGGAAGATCCCTCCGATCCCAATCCGTCGATCCCACTTCGACAATGCAGAACCCAATAATGGCGATGgtaatggtgatggtgatgatgatgtcGATGACGATGTCCGCGACGATGGCATGGGACCTGGAGCGGAGGACGGCTCTTCTTCTCCAATCTTTGCTTCTTCTCTTGGCCTCAATCACATCAGAACTAAGTTCTTTTCCACCCTTTCCcgtccatcatcatcatccaatgcTGTTCCCTCCAATCTCGGCATTGATAAGAGCAAGGAAACCGACGGAGGTGGCGATGGTGGTCGTACCAAATGGGATTTTCCCCATCACATTAATCAATCCGTGGAACCAG GGAAAAAGAATCATTGGGCTCAATCAAAATCTTTGAGGTTACCCCATCTTTCCAGTCCAGGGCTTGAG GACTTTTGGACAAGCAAGGATATTCAGTCTCCTCGCTTCCAGGCCATAATGCGGGTTACAAGTGGCCGGAGGAGGAAAAGACCTGATGTGAAGAGCTTCTCTCATGAACTATGTTCCAAAGGGGGAGTCCGGCCCTTCCCATTCTGGAAGCCTCGTGCATATGGGAGAACAGAG GAGATTATGAGTGTTATTAGCACAAAATTTGTCCGATTAAAGGAAGAAGTTGACAACGACTTAGGCATTCTGGCTGGTGATTGGGTGAGCATACTTGAAAAGAATGAAGATGCTGATCccaaatggaaagaaatattgGAGGATTTGTTGGTTGTTGCTCGGAAGTGTGCTAAGATGTCACCAAATGAGTTCTGGTTGAAATGTGAAGGTATTGTGCAGAATTTAGATGATCGCCGTCAGGAGCTTCCCATGGGGACCCTCAAACAAGCCCATACGAGAATGCTTTTCATCCTCACTAGATGCACCCGTCTAGTGCAGTTTCAGAAGGAGGGTGGTTTTGAGGATGAACATATACTTGGACTCCATCAACTTAGTGATCTTGGAGTCTATCCAGAACAAATTTTTGGGGGTGGACGACAGGGTTTCAAGAACTCTCTCAGTGGGAAGGAAGCTAGTGAGAAGCATGCTATGAAGTCAAATGGGCAGGAACAAAGCAGTTTGACTATGTATGAAGATCTTAATGTTAGTTCTGCTGACCCTTCCACTGCGAAAAGTGTTGATTCATCTACAAGCAGGGATAGGATATCTTCGTGGAAGAAACTCCCATCTGCTGCTGAAAAGAACCAGAGCAAAGGCATGGATGAAAGCGATACCCCCTTGAAGGATAAAATGGATGCCTCGCAACATCaagataaaacaaaatcagatgtTGAAGATAATGCTGAAAACATTAATACCCCACAATGCCCTCTAGGAAGTGCAGATCTTTCTTCAAATGAACAAAAAGTTTGCTGGGGTGATCAACAAAATGTAGCATATGAGAATATGATATGTCGGATTTGTGAGGTTGAAATACCAACAGTACATGTGGAAGATCACTCTAGAATCTGTGCCATTGCGGATAGATGTGATTTAAAAGGCTTAACAGTGAATGAAAGGCTTGAAAGAGTTGCTGAAACTCTTGAGAAGATACTGGAATCATTAACTCCAAAAAGTTGTGATACTTCAAGAAGTCCAGATGCATCAAGTGTAGCTGACGTTTTTGATCCTCCATCTCCTAAGCAAAATAGCCTGTCTTGCCAATCTTCTGAACATGAGATTGATTCTGTACCTGAAGCTGTTAATGTTCTTTCCATGAATGATCTGGAGAGTCTGCCCAACTTGTCATGTAAGCCAAATTCTATCATCATGCCTGATCAAGGTAAAGCGCCATCATCAGCAGGGAGCACAACCCCACGATCTCCATTAGTGACCCCACGGACTGGCCAAATTGAATTGCTAAAGTGTGGAAGGACTACAATGTCAGAGCTTGAAAACTTTCAACAGGTAGTTTCTTGTCTTAGTTCCAACTACCCATGA